The genomic window CCCGAACTGATGGACGTCGTCTTCGACGCCGTCGACGAACTCGAGACGATGATCGACGAGGTCGCGGCCGACGGCGAGATCGAGACCGATCCGTCCGCGACGATCGCGGCCCTTCGGGACCAGCTCGAGGACGGCAGCGGCCCCGCCGTGATCACGACGCCCTCGAGCGACGAGATCGATGCCGTCGTCGAGCGGTTCGATCCGCCGGCCGACGACGACCACCGCGCCTACCTGGTACGGCTCGCGATCGCCGAACGCGACGGGGTCAACAGCGGCACACTCGTCGTCGACGCGTTGATCGACGCGTTCGATTTGATCGGTACTCGGCCGTCGCGAGACGAGATCGAGGCCGGCGAGTACCCCGGCACGTTCGACGCCGTCTTCGGCAGCGCGGTCGGGAAGTCCGCGATCACGTCCGGTCTCGAGCCGGTCGAGGAGGTCGCCGACTTCGAACTCGTCGACATCAGCGACCGGTTCGACGCCCGCACCGACGACTCGGACGCGGCCGCCGAACCGGGCGACGATCTCTCCGCGGAAGACGCCGCGGACCTCGAGGTCGACGATCTGCTCAACGAGTTCGACGAGTTCGACAACTTAGACGAGATGGTCGAGGACGTCGACGACGACGAACTCGAGGCCTTCGAGGAGATGGGCGAGGCCGGCTCGTTCGACGACCTCCTCGACGACGACGAACTCGAGATCGACGGCGAACTCGGCGAGCCGGCGGTCGACCCGATCGACGTCGACGACGGCGACGAGGCGGCTTCCGACGACGATGCGTCCGAGCCGGCCGACGACGCGTCGGCCGACTCCGACGAGGACGACGTCGACGATGCCAACGCCGTCTTCAACGAACTCAAAGACGAGGTCGAGATGGTCGGCTTCGACGAACTCCAGGACGAACTCGAGGAGCTCGAGTTCGACGAGTTCGACAACGACGACGAGGTCGATATGGACGAACTCCTCGGCGAGGACGCCGACGCCGACGACACGTTCCTCGCGGGACCGGAACCGACCGACGACGCCGTCGACGACATTCTGGTCGACGCCGGCGACGAGGGCGAATCGGAAGCGGCCGAGACGGTAACGGACGACGACCTCGACGAGCTGCTGGCGGGCGACGAAGAAGCGCCCGCCGAGACGGTGGCCGACGAGGACGTCGACGAGTTGCTGGCGGACGACGAGGACGCGCCCACTGACGCGGCGACGGACGACGACCTCGACGACCTGTTCGCGGGCGGCGACGACGCACCCACTGACGCGGCGACAGACGACGATGGACGCTCGGCAGTCGAGCCGTCCGAATCCGAACCGGCGTCCGCCGACGAGACGGCCGAGGAGGACCCGGTCGATCCGGAGTCGGTGACTGTCGATTCCGACATCGATCCCGAGGACGGGACGGACGAGGTCGACGAGCCGTCGACGGACGACACCGTCGAAGCGGCCACGGAACCGGAGCCGACCACCGAATCGGAACCGGTCGAAGCCGATACGGAACCGTCGACCGACGCGGTCGACGACGGACTCGAGTCCTCGGCTGCCGCAGAAAGCGATCTCGCCGACGAGGACGGAGACGCGGCGCCGACGGACGGCGCGGCGCTGCCGGACGAATCCGCGGTCGACGACGACCCGTCGACGCCGCCGGCGTCGGACGACGCTATCGGATCGGAACCGGAATCGGAGTCGGATGACGACGGCGACGGTATCGCGGCCGAGCCGAATGCCGATCCGGCCGACGTCGAGACGGCCGATGCGACTGCCGAGACCGACGGCACGGACGACGAATCTGTCGAGGCAGGTACTGAACTCGAGGAAGCGGCCGACGAACTCGAGGAGACGACCGCTGATCTCGACGAGACGACTGCTGACCTCGAGGAGACGACCGTCGACGATACCGCTACGGCCGAGCCCGCTGCCGAAGGACGGACCGCGGCCGACGCCGAGAGCGATTCCGACGACGCACTCGAGACGACTGTCGAGGACGAGTTCGGCTCGACGGCGTCGGCCGACGAGTCGACTGACGACCCGTTCGCTGCTGCCGACGACGATCCGTTCGCGGACGACGATCCGTTCGCAGACGAGGATTCGTTCGCCACCGACACGGACGACGGTGCCTTCGGAGCGGACGACTCGTCCGCGGACGATGATCCGTTCGCGGACGAGTCGTTCGATACCGAGTTCGGGTCGCCGGACGACGACTTCGACGACGTCGCTGCCGCGGCCGACGCCGAAGCGGAGTCCGTTGACGACGTCGACGGCTTCGACGACACGTTCAGCGACGAGAGCAGCGAGACGACGACCGACTCGAGCGCGGACGCGCC from Haloterrigena sp. KLK7 includes these protein-coding regions:
- a CDS encoding Hpt domain-containing protein, with amino-acid sequence MTDYLTDFVQESEERITELNNALLTLERDPTDDDAMENIFRVAHTLKGNCGAMGLESASDLAHAIEDLLDAVRRGDLEVTPELMDVVFDAVDELETMIDEVAADGEIETDPSATIAALRDQLEDGSGPAVITTPSSDEIDAVVERFDPPADDDHRAYLVRLAIAERDGVNSGTLVVDALIDAFDLIGTRPSRDEIEAGEYPGTFDAVFGSAVGKSAITSGLEPVEEVADFELVDISDRFDARTDDSDAAAEPGDDLSAEDAADLEVDDLLNEFDEFDNLDEMVEDVDDDELEAFEEMGEAGSFDDLLDDDELEIDGELGEPAVDPIDVDDGDEAASDDDASEPADDASADSDEDDVDDANAVFNELKDEVEMVGFDELQDELEELEFDEFDNDDEVDMDELLGEDADADDTFLAGPEPTDDAVDDILVDAGDEGESEAAETVTDDDLDELLAGDEEAPAETVADEDVDELLADDEDAPTDAATDDDLDDLFAGGDDAPTDAATDDDGRSAVEPSESEPASADETAEEDPVDPESVTVDSDIDPEDGTDEVDEPSTDDTVEAATEPEPTTESEPVEADTEPSTDAVDDGLESSAAAESDLADEDGDAAPTDGAALPDESAVDDDPSTPPASDDAIGSEPESESDDDGDGIAAEPNADPADVETADATAETDGTDDESVEAGTELEEAADELEETTADLDETTADLEETTVDDTATAEPAAEGRTAADAESDSDDALETTVEDEFGSTASADESTDDPFAAADDDPFADDDPFADEDSFATDTDDGAFGADDSSADDDPFADESFDTEFGSPDDDFDDVAAAADAEAESVDDVDGFDDTFSDESSETTTDSSADAPSFDDAAGADAGDESTDDVVRRIEEPSFESPDLTIPEPSDRPDADQQTDEIQSVRVDIEQIDSLLTLVEGLVTSRVRLRHAATEGEATDALEAELDDLEDLTTDLQETVMDIRLVPLQTVASRLPRVVRDIARDQDKEVAFEMTGEDVELDRSILDRIGDPLIHLVRNAVDHGIEPPEAREAADKPREGTVEVHADRSRDQVTITVEDDGSGLDPDRLRSEAVDAGVRSDDEVADMSDDDAYELIFHPGLSTADEVTDVSGRGVGMDVVKRTIEDLDGTVAIDSDAGEGTTVTMTLPVSVAIDDVLFVESGGEEFGLPTKAVQDIEPAAALETVDGRSVLTDGDTTYSVIELDDTLETPRDGANGDGMVVRIRDEVRPVALHCDHVYGQQEVVVKPFEGFMSDIPGLSGATVRGRGEVVNILDVTSL